A region of Bombilactobacillus folatiphilus DNA encodes the following proteins:
- a CDS encoding aspartate kinase, which yields MKVVKFGGSSLATGEQFDKIIKIITDDPKRQVIVTSAPGKRFTHDTKVTDLLIQYAQTILAHQNPNAIIQTIWQRYAEIGQNFALTAADLQPLLTQLTALATTNYPSDAYLLAAFKAHGEKLNAQLLTFVLQKLGYTAQFWDPQTIGLTVTDQPNDAEILPETYAKLRQLTVQPHTFYIVPGFYGLTSHQHIATFSRGGSDITGAILAKGLNAQLYENFTDVNAVYAADPRIVAQPQPIKKMTYRELRELSYAGFSVFHDEALIPTIQGQIPINIKNTNQPQLPGTMIVPQQQLQPHQIVTGVASDNHFAALYLHRYLLNKQVGFTLQLLKIFYKYQISYEHMPSGIDDLTVIFDRRQFTPAIKQAMCQEIQATLQPDQLEWIDDYAILMVVGEGMANKVGVVQKIIDSLAQNQIGLHMINQGASRISIMLGTKQADAPKAVQAIYHTFFHEE from the coding sequence ATGAAAGTGGTAAAATTTGGTGGCAGTTCACTAGCGACCGGGGAACAATTCGATAAAATTATTAAAATTATTACAGATGATCCAAAACGGCAGGTCATTGTGACTTCGGCACCGGGCAAGCGATTTACTCACGACACCAAGGTGACTGATCTCTTAATTCAATACGCGCAGACCATCTTAGCGCATCAAAATCCTAACGCAATTATTCAGACCATTTGGCAACGTTACGCCGAAATTGGTCAAAATTTTGCCTTAACTGCTGCTGATTTGCAACCGCTATTAACGCAGTTAACCGCCTTAGCAACGACCAATTACCCATCTGACGCGTATCTCTTGGCTGCATTTAAGGCTCATGGAGAAAAATTAAACGCACAATTACTCACATTCGTGCTTCAAAAGTTAGGTTACACCGCCCAATTTTGGGATCCGCAAACTATTGGCTTAACCGTGACCGATCAACCCAACGACGCGGAAATTTTGCCTGAAACTTATGCTAAATTGCGGCAACTAACTGTCCAGCCCCACACTTTTTACATAGTGCCTGGCTTTTACGGTCTGACATCGCACCAGCACATCGCCACTTTTTCACGCGGTGGTTCGGACATTACTGGCGCTATTTTAGCCAAGGGGCTCAACGCACAACTCTATGAAAATTTCACTGACGTTAACGCAGTTTACGCCGCTGATCCACGTATCGTTGCACAACCGCAACCGATCAAAAAAATGACCTATCGTGAATTACGAGAATTATCTTACGCTGGTTTTTCAGTTTTTCATGACGAAGCGCTAATTCCGACCATTCAAGGTCAGATTCCGATTAATATCAAAAATACCAATCAACCGCAGTTACCAGGAACCATGATTGTGCCGCAACAACAGTTGCAGCCTCACCAAATTGTTACCGGTGTTGCCAGCGACAATCATTTTGCAGCCTTATATTTGCACCGCTACTTGTTAAATAAGCAAGTTGGATTTACACTACAATTATTAAAAATTTTTTATAAATATCAGATTTCTTATGAGCATATGCCCTCCGGAATTGACGATTTGACCGTCATTTTTGATCGGCGACAATTTACACCAGCTATTAAGCAAGCCATGTGCCAAGAAATTCAAGCTACTTTGCAACCAGATCAGTTAGAATGGATTGATGATTACGCCATTTTGATGGTGGTTGGCGAAGGCATGGCCAATAAAGTCGGGGTTGTCCAAAAAATTATTGATTCTTTGGCTCAAAATCAGATTGGCTTACACATGATTAACCAAGGCGCATCGAGAATTTCCATTATGCTGGGCACCAAACAGGCTGATGCCCCTAAGGCTGTCCAAGCTATTTATCATACTTTTTTTCATGAGGAGTAA
- a CDS encoding APC family permease: MASIKERIFRKEDPSVYETKDSHLEKTLTTKDFLALGVGTIVSTAIFTLPGDVAALHAGPAVVLSFLAAAVVAGLVAFAYSEMASAMPFAGSAYSWINVIFGEVFGWVAGWALLAEYFIAVAFVGSGLSANFRGLIAPLGLRLPKVLANPLGTDGGGIDLIAAIVIILVALLLSLGVSKASKVENILVVAKVLAILLFIVVGLTAIHPHNYVPFIPKYRLNPDGSAFGGWQGIYAGVSMIFLAYIGFDSIAANSAEAKNPQKTMPRGILGSLIIAVALFIAVSLVLVGMFKYTAYANNAEPVGWALRHSGFGIVAAIVQAIAVVGMFTALIGMMMAGSRLVYSFGRDGLLPKWLGQLDQKKRPNHAVVLITIVAVLVGAIFPFGVLSQLISAGTLIAFMFVTLGIYGLRKREGKDLPDPSFKMPLYPVMPLLGFLGSLVVFLGLSKEAKIYAAGWFVVGLIIYFTYGMKHSYLSQKNSQGEA, encoded by the coding sequence ATGGCGAGTATTAAAGAACGAATATTTCGCAAAGAGGATCCGAGCGTTTATGAAACGAAGGATTCACATTTAGAGAAAACATTAACGACCAAGGATTTTTTGGCGTTAGGAGTTGGGACCATTGTTTCGACGGCAATCTTTACTTTACCGGGCGACGTGGCCGCGTTACATGCAGGGCCGGCAGTTGTTTTATCCTTTCTTGCAGCAGCTGTGGTAGCAGGGTTAGTGGCGTTCGCTTATTCAGAAATGGCATCCGCAATGCCCTTCGCCGGTTCGGCTTATTCTTGGATTAATGTGATTTTTGGTGAGGTGTTTGGCTGGGTTGCCGGTTGGGCATTACTGGCGGAATACTTTATTGCCGTGGCTTTTGTGGGTTCAGGTTTATCGGCCAATTTTCGAGGGTTGATTGCACCTTTAGGATTACGATTACCGAAAGTGTTGGCTAATCCTTTAGGAACTGACGGCGGAGGCATTGACTTAATTGCAGCGATTGTCATTATTTTGGTAGCTCTGTTACTATCTTTAGGTGTCTCCAAAGCTTCTAAGGTTGAAAATATTTTAGTGGTTGCCAAAGTTTTAGCAATTTTGTTATTTATTGTTGTTGGTTTAACGGCTATTCATCCGCACAATTATGTTCCATTCATTCCTAAATATCGTTTGAATCCTGATGGTAGTGCGTTTGGTGGTTGGCAAGGGATTTATGCGGGCGTTTCGATGATTTTCTTAGCATATATCGGTTTTGATTCAATTGCAGCTAATTCAGCGGAAGCCAAAAATCCCCAAAAGACGATGCCGCGAGGTATTCTGGGTTCATTGATTATTGCCGTGGCTCTGTTTATTGCTGTTTCATTGGTTTTGGTCGGGATGTTCAAATATACAGCTTATGCGAATAACGCAGAACCAGTTGGTTGGGCCTTACGACACAGTGGCTTTGGTATCGTTGCTGCGATTGTGCAAGCTATTGCGGTTGTGGGAATGTTCACCGCGTTAATCGGTATGATGATGGCGGGTTCGCGTCTAGTCTATTCCTTTGGTCGGGACGGTTTATTACCTAAATGGTTAGGTCAATTGGATCAGAAAAAGCGTCCGAATCATGCAGTGGTCTTAATTACGATTGTCGCAGTGTTAGTGGGAGCAATCTTCCCATTTGGCGTATTATCACAATTGATTTCAGCTGGAACGTTAATTGCCTTTATGTTTGTAACTTTGGGTATTTACGGCTTACGAAAGCGTGAGGGTAAAGATTTGCCAGATCCGAGCTTCAAGATGCCTCTGTATCCAGTGATGCCGCTGTTAGGTTTCTTAGGCTCGTTGGTGGTCTTCTTAGGGTTAAGCAAGGAAGCTAAAATCTATGCGGCCGGTTGGTTTGTCGTTGGTTTAATTATTTACTTCACGTACGGGATGAAGCATTCTTATTTAAGTCAAAAAAATAGTCAAGGGGAAGCTTAG
- the dapA gene encoding 4-hydroxy-tetrahydrodipicolinate synthase: MFDKVELMTAIVTPFTADNQIDFAGLERLIEHLLKTGSQGFVVGGTTGETATMTQEEKLLLYRRFSEIVDGRVPVIAGTGSNNTQETITFTQQVGQIPGIDATLVVVPYYNKPDQRGMMEHFQAVADKSPVPLMIYNIPGRTGVKMEPKTVVQLAQNPQIMGIKQCCDLTDLQTIIEAAPADFLVYTGEDEQALTAKVLGAKGVISVASHLYGQQMQAMYQALEHGQIEKAGQLQRQLTPRMQALFLYPSPSGVKATLNAQGFQTGGCRLPIADLNDEQQSLLAQALQVNDLAQTLDF, encoded by the coding sequence ATGTTTGATAAAGTAGAATTGATGACGGCCATTGTGACGCCATTTACAGCAGATAATCAGATTGATTTTGCCGGTTTGGAGCGATTGATTGAGCATTTGTTAAAAACGGGCAGTCAAGGCTTTGTTGTAGGTGGGACGACTGGTGAGACGGCGACGATGACGCAAGAAGAAAAGTTGTTACTTTATCGCCGTTTTAGTGAAATTGTAGATGGACGGGTGCCGGTGATTGCTGGTACGGGATCCAATAATACCCAAGAAACGATTACTTTTACACAACAAGTGGGACAAATTCCCGGCATTGACGCTACTTTGGTCGTGGTGCCGTATTATAACAAGCCGGATCAGCGGGGAATGATGGAACATTTTCAAGCTGTGGCGGATAAAAGTCCAGTACCATTGATGATTTACAATATTCCGGGGCGTACCGGTGTCAAAATGGAACCCAAAACAGTGGTGCAATTGGCACAAAATCCGCAAATTATGGGGATTAAGCAGTGTTGTGACTTGACAGATTTGCAGACAATTATTGAGGCTGCTCCTGCTGATTTTCTAGTTTATACCGGTGAAGATGAACAAGCTTTGACAGCCAAAGTGTTAGGCGCAAAGGGTGTGATTTCGGTGGCTAGTCATTTATACGGACAACAAATGCAGGCTATGTATCAGGCCTTAGAACATGGTCAAATTGAAAAAGCTGGACAATTGCAGCGGCAATTAACGCCACGAATGCAGGCACTATTTCTTTATCCTTCGCCTTCCGGGGTCAAAGCCACACTCAATGCACAAGGTTTTCAGACTGGTGGTTGTCGTTTACCGATTGCAGATTTAAATGACGAACAACAATCCCTGTTAGCACAAGCTTTACAAGTCAATGATTTAGCACAGACGTTAGATTTTTAA
- the dapF gene encoding diaminopimelate epimerase — translation MKMQLLKVHGSLNQFFLLDQTQLQQPLTSTQLAQLVQNLAQAPNFGLVDGLLVIDQPSDPEAIAQMRVFNADGSQASMCGNGLRTVARYLADQNHLDQFQVQTPQQTLQVKRYPDLAPQVPAFGVEISPVSFALPKIGLTNVNATELINQPLPELDPQLTFTAIAVPNPHLISFVDDLSDQENRLVALGQRLNAPNPYFPDGVNLSFAQILADQQLFVQTFERGVGLTNACGTGMSATSLAFVLTYPQQAQLDKSITVYNPGGLVQVKVHQVQNRYWMELIGNATIMGHLTLSEATLHDSNADFTQIKLTLSPEVATYEQRATKYRN, via the coding sequence ATGAAGATGCAATTATTAAAAGTTCATGGTTCCTTGAACCAATTCTTCTTGTTAGACCAAACACAATTGCAGCAACCACTCACATCCACGCAACTAGCACAGCTGGTTCAAAACTTAGCCCAAGCGCCCAATTTCGGCTTAGTTGACGGTTTATTAGTCATTGATCAACCTAGCGATCCTGAGGCAATAGCCCAAATGCGGGTGTTCAATGCGGACGGTTCCCAAGCTTCCATGTGCGGCAATGGTTTGCGCACAGTAGCGCGCTATTTAGCTGACCAAAACCATCTAGACCAATTTCAGGTACAAACACCGCAACAAACATTACAAGTCAAACGTTATCCTGATTTAGCTCCGCAAGTCCCTGCTTTTGGCGTCGAAATTTCGCCGGTTAGTTTTGCTTTACCCAAGATCGGTTTGACTAATGTTAACGCTACCGAATTAATCAACCAACCGCTACCTGAACTTGATCCGCAACTAACTTTCACCGCGATTGCCGTGCCCAATCCACATTTAATTAGCTTTGTCGATGATCTTTCTGACCAAGAAAACCGGTTAGTCGCCTTAGGTCAACGCTTAAATGCTCCTAATCCGTATTTTCCAGACGGTGTCAATCTCAGTTTTGCACAAATTTTGGCGGATCAACAATTATTTGTCCAAACGTTTGAACGAGGGGTCGGTTTAACCAACGCCTGTGGCACGGGCATGTCAGCTACGAGTTTGGCTTTCGTCCTGACTTATCCACAGCAAGCTCAATTGGATAAATCCATTACCGTCTATAATCCCGGCGGGCTGGTACAAGTCAAAGTTCACCAAGTACAGAATCGTTATTGGATGGAACTTATCGGTAATGCTACTATCATGGGGCATTTAACCCTGTCTGAAGCAACCTTACACGATTCCAACGCTGATTTTACGCAAATCAAGTTAACTTTATCACCCGAAGTCGCCACTTACGAACAACGGGCAACCAAATATCGCAACTAA
- the dapB gene encoding 4-hydroxy-tetrahydrodipicolinate reductase, translated as MYQVLVAGATGKMGRKAVELIEQKSNFALAAVLAPSIADSDLTLPQTTQCFSDLSQINHSYDIWLDFTTPQAVYQNTEFALQHQMRPIIGTSGLTEQQVASLQQLAQQQQIGGLIAPNFGLSAVLLMKFAKMAAQYLPDAEIIELHHADKKDAPSGTALATAQQIQAGRTQPVKKTWSQNSARGLNVDGVPIHAVRLPGYIAHEEVLFGGTGEALTIRQDSFDRGSFMTGVNVALDKISDLTQLVFGLENLL; from the coding sequence ATGTATCAAGTTTTAGTTGCTGGTGCAACTGGCAAGATGGGGCGCAAGGCGGTGGAACTCATTGAGCAAAAATCAAATTTTGCGTTAGCTGCGGTATTGGCACCATCAATTGCTGATTCAGATTTGACTTTGCCACAGACGACTCAATGTTTTAGTGATTTAAGTCAAATTAATCATTCCTACGATATTTGGCTGGATTTCACGACACCGCAGGCTGTTTATCAAAATACGGAATTTGCTTTGCAACACCAAATGCGGCCGATTATTGGGACGAGCGGTTTGACTGAGCAGCAAGTGGCAAGTCTACAACAATTAGCACAACAGCAGCAAATTGGTGGTTTGATTGCACCAAACTTTGGTTTATCGGCTGTCTTATTAATGAAGTTTGCTAAAATGGCCGCGCAATATTTGCCCGATGCAGAGATTATTGAATTGCACCATGCTGATAAAAAAGATGCTCCTTCAGGGACTGCCTTGGCGACTGCTCAACAAATTCAAGCTGGCAGAACGCAACCAGTTAAGAAAACGTGGTCTCAAAATTCGGCTCGTGGTTTGAACGTCGATGGTGTCCCGATTCATGCAGTCCGCTTGCCGGGCTATATTGCCCATGAAGAAGTTTTGTTTGGTGGAACGGGCGAAGCGTTGACCATTCGGCAAGATTCGTTTGATCGCGGCTCCTTTATGACCGGTGTTAACGTGGCTTTAGATAAAATTAGCGATTTGACACAATTAGTTTTTGGCTTGGAAAACTTATTATAG
- a CDS encoding N-acetyldiaminopimelate deacetylase, whose amino-acid sequence MFNKKEDLIQVRRHLHQIPELALQEQETASYLRQLIAQLPQDYLIVETVPKLPTAILVRVQGIKPKRTIGYRADMDALPVQESSSCQYGSQHAGVMHACGHDFHLTIALAVLAYFAQHQPVDNLVFFFQPAEESQSGAKIAYQEQAFTGAFQVDEFYALHVKDDLPVGKIGCRVGTLFAGTTEVNVDVCGVGGHAAAPQRARDVIVAAAQFVTQVQTIIARSIDPLASGVITFGKLNAGSIRNVIADHARLEGTIRGLDQAMIEQIKQRLQEIANGVANSFQVKVDVKFNQGGYLPVVNQVEITTSFIDYLQQNPQVSFVQTAPAMTGEDFGYLLSKIPGMMFWLGVQSPSGLHTAGFEPNEAALTVGVKTVIGWLKQRMEEK is encoded by the coding sequence ATGTTTAATAAGAAAGAAGACTTAATTCAAGTACGCCGGCATCTTCATCAAATTCCTGAATTAGCGCTACAAGAGCAAGAAACGGCAAGCTATTTACGCCAATTGATTGCCCAGTTGCCACAAGACTATTTAATAGTAGAAACAGTTCCAAAATTACCTACAGCCATTTTAGTGCGGGTGCAAGGAATAAAGCCCAAACGCACAATTGGTTATCGGGCAGATATGGATGCTTTACCTGTACAAGAATCATCAAGTTGTCAGTATGGTTCACAACATGCAGGCGTGATGCATGCTTGCGGACATGATTTTCATTTAACGATTGCCTTAGCTGTGTTGGCATATTTTGCACAGCATCAACCGGTGGATAACTTAGTTTTCTTTTTTCAACCGGCTGAAGAAAGTCAAAGTGGCGCGAAAATTGCCTATCAAGAACAAGCTTTTACTGGGGCATTTCAAGTCGATGAATTTTATGCATTACATGTCAAAGATGACCTACCCGTAGGCAAGATTGGTTGTCGTGTCGGAACGTTGTTTGCGGGCACCACAGAAGTGAATGTAGATGTTTGCGGCGTAGGTGGACATGCGGCAGCACCTCAAAGAGCTCGGGATGTCATTGTTGCGGCGGCACAATTTGTGACACAAGTTCAGACGATTATAGCCCGGAGCATTGATCCGTTAGCGAGTGGCGTGATCACTTTTGGTAAATTGAATGCGGGTAGTATCCGCAACGTGATTGCTGATCATGCTCGGTTGGAGGGTACGATTCGGGGATTAGATCAGGCCATGATTGAGCAAATTAAACAGCGTTTGCAAGAAATTGCTAATGGGGTTGCAAATAGTTTTCAGGTCAAGGTGGATGTGAAGTTTAATCAAGGTGGTTATTTGCCAGTAGTGAACCAAGTGGAAATAACGACAAGTTTTATTGATTATTTGCAACAAAATCCACAAGTTTCATTTGTGCAAACAGCGCCAGCGATGACGGGCGAAGATTTCGGTTATTTGTTGAGCAAGATTCCCGGGATGATGTTTTGGTTGGGTGTTCAAAGTCCATCCGGTTTACATACGGCCGGCTTTGAGCCAAATGAAGCTGCGTTGACAGTCGGCGTAAAAACAGTGATTGGTTGGTTAAAGCAAAGAATGGAGGAAAAGTAA
- a CDS encoding multicopper oxidase family protein produces the protein MFSLGQRAFYQQYFYDENVYDLHDGGYKKLAMPAVPEKALAMPSVLQPDRVQGHEAWYTIVAQTGETAILPGKLTQTWGYNASLLGQTLILEDGWHYHVHIENHLPETTTLHWHGLNIPGPITDGGPHAPIMPGEAREIEFTLHQEGAQTDWMHPHPCPNTARQVWQGLAAMVIVTDEHAKNLPIPQEYGVDDLPIILQDRTYHDNQLDYEADYDVDGTLGTVPLVNGTVNGVFKVTTAQLRLRLLNSANRREFRLHFDDGRRFTQIAGDCGFLEQAIDLDRLMLTVPERAEIVVDFSDCQPGDRVQLMSDDAVLCTFEMDEFTKKAQAIPDHLFDVPKWQVDPDSQLQTTVMSGMDDEVLLDGKRFDMTRIDRQQLFRQTVDWEVKNTNDACGGMIHPFHMHGCHFQIISRNGQVPYPNETGFKDTVGVNAGETVRIRVCFDVLGIFMYHCHILEHEDTGMMAQIEVYDPKHPKTYDLKPMHEM, from the coding sequence GTGTTCAGTTTGGGACAACGAGCATTTTATCAGCAGTATTTTTATGATGAGAATGTCTATGATTTGCATGATGGTGGTTATAAGAAGTTGGCGATGCCAGCTGTGCCAGAAAAAGCTTTGGCAATGCCATCAGTGTTACAGCCGGATCGTGTCCAAGGTCATGAAGCTTGGTATACGATCGTAGCGCAAACTGGAGAAACTGCGATTTTACCTGGAAAATTGACCCAGACTTGGGGTTATAATGCGTCTTTATTGGGCCAAACGTTGATTTTAGAAGATGGTTGGCATTACCATGTGCATATTGAAAATCATTTGCCAGAAACGACAACATTACATTGGCACGGCTTAAATATTCCGGGTCCAATTACTGATGGTGGACCACATGCGCCTATTATGCCGGGAGAAGCACGCGAAATTGAGTTTACCTTGCATCAAGAAGGTGCGCAAACAGATTGGATGCATCCGCATCCTTGTCCGAACACTGCGCGTCAAGTGTGGCAAGGACTGGCTGCAATGGTGATTGTGACGGATGAACATGCTAAAAATTTGCCAATTCCTCAAGAATATGGCGTCGATGATTTGCCAATCATTTTGCAGGATCGGACGTATCATGATAATCAACTGGATTATGAAGCCGATTATGATGTTGATGGGACTTTGGGTACGGTACCGTTGGTTAATGGGACGGTCAATGGTGTGTTCAAAGTCACAACCGCACAGTTACGTTTGCGCTTATTAAATAGTGCTAATCGTCGAGAATTTCGTTTGCATTTTGATGATGGTCGTCGATTTACCCAAATTGCGGGTGATTGTGGCTTTTTAGAGCAGGCTATTGATCTGGACCGGTTGATGTTGACAGTTCCTGAACGTGCCGAAATTGTGGTGGATTTTAGTGATTGTCAACCGGGCGATCGGGTGCAATTAATGTCTGATGACGCGGTGTTATGCACATTTGAGATGGATGAATTTACGAAGAAGGCGCAAGCCATTCCTGATCATTTGTTCGATGTTCCCAAATGGCAAGTTGATCCCGACAGTCAATTGCAGACAACCGTGATGTCGGGCATGGATGATGAAGTTTTATTGGATGGCAAGCGTTTTGATATGACACGGATTGATCGTCAACAATTATTCAGGCAAACAGTGGATTGGGAAGTCAAAAATACTAATGACGCTTGTGGAGGCATGATTCACCCGTTTCATATGCACGGCTGTCATTTTCAGATTATCAGTCGTAATGGACAAGTGCCTTATCCGAATGAAACAGGATTTAAAGATACAGTTGGTGTCAATGCAGGCGAGACGGTGCGGATTCGCGTGTGCTTTGATGTACTAGGAATCTTTATGTATCATTGCCATATTTTGGAACATGAAGATACAGGGATGATGGCGCAAATTGAAGTGTATGATCCCAAACATCCTAAAACGTATGATTTAAAACCGATGCACGAGATGTAA
- the lysA gene encoding diaminopimelate decarboxylase — protein MKINVNEQGHLTIGGCDALELAQNYETPLVVYDVAQIRQQLRSYQEAFKQQQISAVVSYASKAFCAKAIYQVVQQEGAHVDVVSAGELATALAAGFDPQNISYHGNNKSLAELDFAIAQQVGVLVVDNFYELTLLQSLLHYKYPRQTIQVMLRITPGISAHTHEYDQTGQIDSKFGFDVNSGQAEKALQQVLQNPQLDLIGIHAHIGSQIMAVAGFELLVAKLCQLAHAWQQKYHFETKILNLGGGFGIRYTDSDEPLTAQQFVEAIVQTLRKEWVNSDSELPQVWIEPGRAIVGNAGVSLYTIGSKKTIPHVRTFLTVDGGMGDNIRPALYQAQYEAVLARAPLAAAEQTVTVAGRYCESGDVLISQQALPATQPGDILAVLATGAYGYSMASNYNRIGRPAVVFAEEGQGQIVVAREEIVDLMHLDQDYVKENE, from the coding sequence ATGAAAATTAACGTGAATGAACAAGGACATTTAACTATTGGTGGCTGTGATGCGCTTGAGTTGGCGCAAAATTATGAAACCCCCTTGGTTGTCTATGATGTAGCGCAAATTCGTCAACAATTACGCAGTTATCAGGAGGCTTTTAAGCAGCAACAAATTTCAGCAGTAGTGAGTTATGCCAGCAAGGCCTTTTGTGCCAAGGCGATTTACCAAGTCGTCCAACAAGAAGGTGCCCATGTAGATGTGGTTTCTGCTGGTGAGTTGGCCACGGCGTTAGCAGCGGGTTTTGATCCGCAAAATATTAGTTATCATGGCAATAATAAATCTTTGGCTGAGTTAGATTTTGCGATTGCCCAACAAGTTGGTGTGCTTGTGGTGGATAATTTTTATGAATTAACTTTGTTGCAAAGCTTATTGCATTACAAATATCCACGCCAAACGATTCAAGTGATGTTGCGCATTACACCGGGGATTTCGGCGCATACGCATGAGTACGATCAAACGGGTCAAATTGATAGTAAGTTTGGTTTTGATGTGAATTCAGGTCAAGCTGAAAAAGCACTGCAACAGGTTTTACAAAATCCACAGTTAGATTTAATCGGCATTCATGCGCATATTGGTTCGCAAATCATGGCAGTGGCGGGATTTGAATTATTAGTCGCTAAATTATGTCAGTTAGCGCATGCTTGGCAGCAAAAATATCACTTTGAAACGAAAATTTTGAATTTGGGTGGCGGTTTTGGTATTCGTTATACCGATTCGGACGAGCCGTTGACAGCACAACAATTTGTTGAAGCGATAGTTCAGACTTTGCGTAAAGAATGGGTTAACTCAGATTCCGAGTTGCCACAGGTTTGGATTGAACCGGGGCGTGCAATTGTCGGTAATGCAGGTGTTAGTTTGTATACGATTGGTTCGAAAAAAACAATTCCCCATGTGCGCACCTTTTTGACTGTGGATGGTGGCATGGGTGATAACATTCGTCCAGCTTTATATCAAGCACAATATGAGGCGGTGTTAGCACGAGCGCCGCTAGCTGCTGCTGAACAAACCGTTACAGTGGCGGGACGTTATTGTGAGTCAGGGGATGTGTTAATTTCACAACAGGCTTTGCCCGCAACACAACCTGGCGATATTTTGGCTGTATTGGCGACTGGAGCTTACGGCTATTCCATGGCATCAAATTATAATCGGATTGGCCGACCGGCTGTCGTTTTTGCAGAAGAAGGTCAGGGTCAAATAGTAGTTGCACGTGAAGAAATTGTAGACTTGATGCATTTGGATCAAGATTATGTCAAAGAAAACGAGTGA
- the dapD gene encoding 2,3,4,5-tetrahydropyridine-2,6-dicarboxylate N-acetyltransferase has translation MNTQEIIKFISEAPKKTPVKVFVKGQLDQLQDTEPLETYFGDQAGVAFGDWADVQTFLQANQQLISDYHLEVQARNSAVPLLDTKDVSARIEPGALIRQEVTIGQNAVVMMGAVINIGTQIGSDTMIDMGAVIGGRAQIGARVHVGANAVVAGVIEPASAQPVVIGDDVLIGANAVILEGVQVGAGAVVAAGAIVTEDVSPKNVVGGVPAKVLKRVDEQTTQKIGLEQDLRKL, from the coding sequence ATGAATACACAAGAAATTATTAAGTTTATTAGTGAAGCACCTAAGAAAACGCCTGTGAAAGTTTTTGTGAAAGGGCAGTTGGATCAACTTCAAGACACTGAGCCATTAGAAACTTATTTTGGCGATCAAGCAGGTGTGGCATTTGGTGATTGGGCAGATGTACAAACTTTTTTGCAAGCCAATCAGCAATTGATTAGTGATTATCATTTGGAAGTACAAGCGCGCAATTCTGCTGTTCCGTTATTAGATACGAAAGATGTATCTGCTCGAATTGAGCCGGGAGCGTTAATTCGTCAGGAAGTGACGATTGGTCAAAATGCGGTAGTCATGATGGGTGCCGTGATTAATATTGGCACACAAATTGGTTCAGATACGATGATTGATATGGGGGCTGTTATCGGTGGTCGAGCACAAATTGGTGCGCGGGTGCATGTGGGCGCGAATGCAGTGGTGGCTGGGGTGATTGAACCAGCTTCCGCGCAACCGGTGGTGATTGGTGATGACGTTTTGATTGGCGCGAATGCGGTCATTTTAGAAGGTGTCCAAGTGGGAGCAGGTGCCGTCGTTGCAGCAGGTGCGATTGTGACCGAAGATGTATCGCCCAAAAATGTTGTCGGAGGTGTCCCCGCCAAAGTTTTAAAACGTGTTGATGAGCAAACGACGCAAAAGATTGGTTTAGAACAAGATTTACGAAAGTTGTGA